A window of Streptomyces sp. N50 contains these coding sequences:
- a CDS encoding aldo/keto reductase — protein sequence MTSEKITAAAAGTWQLGDLPVNRIGFGAMRLTGSAAFNLGTPSDRDRSIAVLRRAIELGVNHIDTAAFYFSSLRSANELINSALAPYADDLVIATKVGPFRNYSGEWGTSARPDDLRGHVEENLRQLGRDHLDVVYLRRMRQDSVAEHFGALAELREEGLVRHLAISDVEPRHLAEAQAIAPVVSVQNRFGLDSSSPDTDEMLRICGEQGIAFVPFFAIAGEAGPQGATTAHDDEVLSIAEAHDASPAQIRLAWSLAQGPHVLAIPGTGNPDHLAENVATGAIRLTEEELSRLNELHSKAG from the coding sequence ATGACCTCTGAGAAGATCACCGCGGCCGCCGCGGGCACCTGGCAACTCGGCGACCTGCCCGTCAACCGCATCGGCTTCGGCGCGATGCGGCTGACGGGCAGCGCAGCCTTCAACCTCGGGACACCGAGCGACCGCGACCGGTCGATCGCCGTGCTGCGCAGGGCGATCGAGCTCGGTGTGAACCACATCGACACGGCCGCCTTCTACTTCTCGTCCCTGCGGTCCGCGAACGAGCTCATCAACTCCGCACTCGCCCCCTACGCCGACGACCTCGTGATCGCCACCAAGGTCGGACCTTTCCGCAACTACTCGGGGGAGTGGGGCACTTCGGCCCGCCCCGACGACCTGCGCGGCCATGTCGAGGAGAACCTGCGGCAGTTGGGGCGTGACCACCTGGACGTGGTCTACCTGCGCCGGATGCGCCAGGACTCGGTCGCCGAGCACTTCGGCGCCCTCGCCGAACTCCGCGAGGAGGGACTGGTCCGGCATCTCGCGATCTCCGACGTCGAGCCGCGGCACCTGGCCGAGGCGCAGGCGATCGCGCCGGTGGTGAGTGTGCAGAACCGGTTCGGGCTCGACTCGTCCAGCCCCGACACCGACGAGATGCTGCGCATCTGCGGGGAACAGGGCATCGCCTTCGTCCCGTTCTTCGCCATCGCGGGCGAGGCCGGGCCGCAGGGCGCGACCACCGCCCACGACGACGAGGTGCTCTCCATCGCGGAGGCCCACGACGCCAGCCCCGCCCAGATCCGCCTCGCCTGGTCCCTCGCCCAGGGCCCGCACGTCCTCGCCATCCCCGGCACGGGCAACCCCGACCACCTCGCCGAGAACGTGGCCACGGGCGCGATCCGGCTCACGGAGGAGGAGCTGTCCCGGCTCAACGAGCTGCACAGCAAGGCGGGTTGA